In Lates calcarifer isolate ASB-BC8 linkage group LG21, TLL_Latcal_v3, whole genome shotgun sequence, a single window of DNA contains:
- the LOC108876177 gene encoding LOW QUALITY PROTEIN: uncharacterized protein LOC108876177 (The sequence of the model RefSeq protein was modified relative to this genomic sequence to represent the inferred CDS: deleted 1 base in 1 codon) — translation MGRIGKEVAGQIISFIGLIGVAVACGVPMWRVTSYIGANIVTGQIVWDGLWMNCVMQSTGQMQCKLNESVMRLSPDLQAARALVIISLIFGFIGFLISFIGAKCTGCLKKDSSKAKVVIIGGCLIIASAILILIPVCWSAAITITDFQSPLTLETQKREIGAAIYIGWGSAAVLLIGGIILTTSCPPQKPMYGYPGYPPAPMYPYAAPATYGPVYAPPSSQPYTGTYVPTKPYAAPTAYSTGPYIPAPETFHSSDSLQLQLTQQDFIMVSLGRQMLGFVLAVIGFLGTIIVCALPMWKVTAFIGANIVTAQIIWEGLWMNCVMQSTGQMQCKIYDSLLALPQDLQAARALVVIAIIVSAFGLILGIAGGKCTNFVEEERAKAKVAIASGVVFICAGVLMLIPVCWSAHTIIMDFYNPLMTNAQRRELGAALYIGWGTAALLILGGALLCSSCPPKNDSPEYPVKYSGARSTATSRAYV, via the exons ATGGGGAGGATTGGCAAGGAAGTGGCAGGTCAGATCATAAGCTTCATAGGCCTGATTGGGGTGGCGGTGGCCTGTGGGGTCCCCATGTGGAGAGTGACCTCCTACATCGGAGCCAACATCGTGACAGGCCAGATAGTGTGGGATGGTCTGTGGATGAACTGTGTGATGCAGAGCACAGGACAGATGCAGTGTAAGCTGAATGAGTCTGTGATGAGACTGTCCCCGGATCTTCAAGCTGCCCGAGCTCTGGTCATCATCTCCCTCATCTTTGGCTTCATTGGCTTCTTAATCTCCTTCATTGGAGCTAAGTGCACTGGCTGCCTGAAGAAAGATTCATCAAAGGCCAAGGTGGTGATCATAGGTGGTTGTCTCATTATAGCTAGTGCcatcctgatcctgatccctGTCTGCTGGTCTGCAGCCATCACCATCACAGACTTCCAGAGCCCCTTGACGCTTGAGACACAGAAGAGGGAAATCGGAGCC GCCATCTACATTGGCTGGGGCTCTGCTGCGGTACTTCTGATCGGTGGGATCATCCTAACCACTTCATGTCCTCCTCAAAAACCCATGTATGGATACCCAGGCTACCCACCAGCACCAATGTACCCTTATGCAGCCCCAGCAACATACGGCCCTGTGTATGCTCCCCCATCCAGCCAACCATACACAGGGACATATGTACCCACCAAACCATATGCAGCACCAACTGCATACTCTACTGGACCGTACATA CCTGCTCCTGAAACCTTCCATTCTTCTGATTCTCTTCAGCTTCAACTGACTCAACAAGACTTCATCATGGTGTCTTTGGGACGACAGATGCTGGGCTTTGTCCTGGCCGTCATCGGCTTCCTGGGGACCATCATTGTGTGTGCCCTGCCGATGTGGAAGGTCACAGCCTTCATTGGAGCCAACATTGTGACAGCGCAGATCATCTGGGAAGGCTTATGGATGAACTGTGTGATGCAGAGCACAGGCCAGATGCAGTGCAAGATCTACGATTCTCTTCTGGCTCTACCTCAGGACCTTCAGGCCGCCAGAGCTCTCGTGGTCATCGCCATCATTGTCTCAGCCTTTGGGCTCATCCTGGGCATCGCTGGGGGCAAGTGCACCAACTTCGTGGAGGAAGAAAGAGCCAAAGCCAAGGTGGCCATCGCCTCTGGAGTTGTCTTCATTTGTGCTGGTGTTCTCATGCTCATCCCTGTCTGCTGGTCTGCCCACACCATCATCATGGATTTCTACAACCCACTGATGACCAACGCACAGAGAAGAGAGCTGGGGGCTGCGCTCTACATTGGGTGGGGCACAGCCGCACTTTTGATCCTGGGTGGTGcgctcctctgcagctcctgccCGCCCAAAAATGACAGCCCAGAGTATCCAGTCAAGTACTCCGGTGCCAGGTCCACAGCCACCAGCCGAGCCTATGTCTGA